In Heterodontus francisci isolate sHetFra1 chromosome 46, sHetFra1.hap1, whole genome shotgun sequence, a single window of DNA contains:
- the rfx5 gene encoding DNA-binding protein RFX5 isoform X2 has product MEEKEPQPQFPNRGRLTPADSEAVDTEPSTLLHKIRGSITKNIQLKVDNVLQEVKGFSDAEKLYLYLQLPSGPSHGDKSSSVSSSDQYSSSTADQMHACNWIRNHLEEHPDTCLPKQDVYDAYKRYCDNLSYRLLSAANFGKIMRDVFPNFKARRLGGRGQSKYCYGGIRRKTVVSMPSLPSLDLKLPDPLEVKEVDKSHQNEVLMSAAISLICEWAQRVLMRQFDTVVDLARFLVMEHLISPRTKNATVVMEELMTENMLKSHKDPKPRQQPKNAGQESEEKALDSQTEASKGTVANSQSGKEDGPGVSRGKQTTAADVDSVINRYPPIRPKAETKKLVAISTAGVAPCLAPSALPVRMGTIAPPVPLTLPPGANSAGVVAPGTVPLLKKVTVILPGSVRLPGPEALPAAPPKSKEPACWPKADEIKCRQTRPKSPAAGASPHKRPASSPAAPGEKQAPKRKRGRPRKVPVALRGQENPAGPADARGGGLTNAQRSPAVRPAPDATRRPAGTSFATLCRRLSPPASAPSPPTNTVTIASAPAPSPSPSSHTDESAKPAGSSPGEPLSWVPALGQPRKNSGPSEPGVRKTSVIRPLWCAGVPGSRRAKSPTQKTPTDHK; this is encoded by the exons TAAGAACATCCAGTTGAAAGTGGATAATGTTCTG CAAGAAGTCAAAGGGTTTTCAGATGCAGAGAAACTCTACCTCTACTTGCAGCTCCCCTCAGGACCGAGTCACGGTGACAAAAG CTCCAGCGTCAGCAGCAGCGACCAGTACTCCTCGAGCACCGCTGATCAGATGCATGCCTGCAACTGGATACGGAACCACCTGGAGGAGCACCCGGACACCTGCCTACCAAAGCAAGACGTGTACGACGCGTACAA GCGATACTGTGACAATCTGTCCTACCGGCTTCTCAGTGCGGCAAACTTTGGTAAAATCATGCGCGATGTCTTTCCGAACTTCAAGGCTCGGCGACTGGGAGGGCGAGGCCAGTCCAAATA CTGTTACGGTGGGATAAGACGGAAGACTGTGGTTAGCATGCCTTCACTTCCCAGCCTGGATCTGAAGCTCCCAGACCCG CTGGAAGTCAAGGAAGTGGACAAGTCGCATCAGAACGAGGTGCTGATGTCGGCGGCCATCAGTCTGATCTGTGAGTGGGCTCAGCGCGTGCTGATGAGGCAGTTTGACACGGTCGTGGACCTGGCCCGCTTCCTCGTGATGGAACACCTCATCAGCCCAAGGACCAAGAACGCGAcagtggtgatggaggagctgatgACCG AGAACATGCTGAAATCGCACAAGGACCCAAAGCCGCGACAACAACCCAAGAACGCGGGGCAGGAGAGCGAAGAAAAAGCACTGGACTCACAG ACGGAGGCCTCCAAAGGGACGGTGGCAAATTCCCAGAGTGGTAAAGAAGATGGCCCAGGAGTCAGTCGAGGGAAACAGACCACCGCGGCCGACGTCGACAGCGTCATAAACCGCTACCCCCCCATAAGGCCGAAAGCGGAGACCAAGAAGCTGGTTGCCATCTCCACCGCCGGCGTGGCCCCCTGTCTCGCTCCGTCCGCCTTGCCCGTCAGGATGGGCACCATCGCTCCTCCCGTGCCCCTCACTCTGCCCCCGGGGGCCAACAGCGCGGGGGTCGTCGCCCCGGGGACCGTCCCCCTGCTGAAGAAGGTCACCGTCATCCTCCCGGGCTCAGTCAGGCTCCCAGGACCGGAGGCGCTCCCGGCTGCCCCACCCAAGAGCAAGGAGCCGGCGTGCTGGCCCAAGGCCGACGAGATCAAGTGCCGGCAAACCCGGCCGAAGAGCCCAGCTGCCGGCGCCTCGCCCCACAAGCGTCCTGCCAGCTCGCCGGCCGCCCCGGGTGAGAAGCAGGCCCCCAAGAGGAAGCGGGGGCGGCCGCGGAAGGTGCCAGTGGCGCTCCGCGGACAGGAGAACCCCGCGGGGCCGGCTGACGCCAGAGGCGGTGGGTTAACCAACGCTCAGAGAAGTCCGGCCGTCCGACCGGCTCCAGACGCCACGCGTCGCCCTGCAGGCACCAGCTTCGCCACGCTCTGTCGCCGCCTCTCACCGCCTGCCTCGGCACCCTCGCCGCCAACGAACACCGTCACCATTGCCTCGGCGCCTGCTCcttctccttccccctcttcacacACGGACGAGTCCGCGAAGCCGGCAGGGAGCTCTCCCGGTGAGCCCCTCTCCTGGGTCCCCGCGCTTGGCCAGCCGAGAAAGAACAGTGGACCCTCGGAGCCGGGGGTCCGCAAGACCTCGGTGATCAGGCCACTCTGGTGCGCAGGCGTGCCCGGGAGTCGAAGGGCAAAATCGCCGACGCAGAAGACGCCCACAGATCACAAATGA